The Mucilaginibacter sp. PAMB04168 genome contains the following window.
ACACATAATTCTCTTCCGATAAAAAATGTTCTTTCAGTACAGGTGCACTATGTGCAGTTGGAATGCCACGTACTATGGCCCCTGGTTCCACAGGGAAAACGAAAGCCAATCCATTCTCTATAAAGCGCATTAATGCGCTTTTGAACACTTTCTTTTTGTCAGGACTGATCAGGCGGGCGATCATTGAACGGTTCAAAGATTCACTAATCTCAGATGAACTGATAAACAAGCTTTCAGCCAAGTCTTTATTGAGCCACCTATCACCTATTGAGATGATCTTTAACAATACAACGATGTCGTGAGGTCTCATTCCATTGTGAGCTTTCATAAACAAATGTAACCATTAATTCGCAAATCGCAAATCGAGGATTCACGATTATTTAGTAATTAATAGCCTGATTTACAACAACAAAGATGTTTATCAAGATAACTTCAATTCCTTTGATTAGCGAATTCGACACAAGCGATACCAATTACTACCTCAAAATTAGTGAAATGCAATAGGTAACCGAGCATGTCATTTTTCTTGGTATGAAACGGGCGCTTATGGCATAAAAAAAGCGCCTAAATCATTGATTTAAGCGCTTTAGATAGGTTTTGTCACCTTTTTGGCGGAATGGACGGGACTCGAACCATGCCGTTATTTTAAGCCTTATCAATGATATTTGTTCCTAAATGCTAAATAGGTAACCGAATAGGTAACCGAACATTTTAGTTTACTTTGATTGAGTTTGAAAGAACTGATATAAAGTTATATAAAAGACATCATTTTTGCAAAATCAAATAACAAAGTATGTAGCCTACGAAGTTCAACTATTTATTATTATCATGATTTACTGTTCCTAATATACTTTTTCTCGTCGGCTGTCGACTTAGAAAGATTATATGTATATCACTACTTTGTGAGATTGGTTAGGCGAATGACCTAGGGAAGCTTATTATTATCACCCTTTGCATTACTTGCTTCTTATTATATAGGAACAATTATTAAGTGCAATAATTTAAATAATTAAAGATCTTGAGATATAGTATTTAATAAGTTGTCTGCTTACGGCTCTATGCATTTATAACACAAATTTTTGATGTTGACTAATTAATCGGCTTTTACAATCATTAATTCGGAAATTACGAACCTCTATTTATGGACAGCAAAATTTGTAAAATAGTCGCTGAAGTGAATGAGTAACATTTCGGTAAAGCGACCGACATAATATTTTTTGGCAGCCGCATCTTCATTCTGTTCTTTCCATTTTACTGCAACAATTTCTAATTTATCATCATAAACGTCAAAGCTTAATAGCGCACGATCTGCCCATTGACCTGTATGTGTCAAATAATCAATTTTATTTGTGCCTGTTCGGATTTGCCAAGTCGGTAATTCCCCATCACCGACAGCTCTAATAATGTCGTCTCTAAGATCGGAGCCTTCGCTAGTGCGGATAATAATTTTAGGCATGTTTTGTTTGCAATTTAACCAAAGCTAATTAATTTTAAACAGACTACAAATCCATTAAACAGCTGCACAAAGTACCTTTCAAAGCAAGTTCCAAACGAGTTCAGGATGCTCATCGCTAAATCGCTTGACTGCAGCGAAAGATGCAGCAAACCATGCCTCAATCTGTTCTTCCATTAGCTCTGCACTCACAAAATCTGAAAGCGGCTTATAAATGCCTAACCAATTTTTCCCATTGTTAGCGAACTCGGTACTCCTAAGCGCCTGCTGAAACAGCTTGAGGCTGGAATTTTTGTCGTTTACCCAGATCCAAACTTTCAGTTGCACTGTTTCATCAAAGTCGAATCCAACACCCAGTTCTGCATAGCCTTCTCCAAAGATGCTATCTGCATGGAAAACAAAACGCGAGTTATTAGTCAATTGATGGAGGTTGTTAGAATCCTTGATCTTAGCTAACGGAAAAAATTGGTGAAACAAGGGCCGCAGTTTAGCCAGATATCGGTCCATTTTCTTAGCAACTGTGGGCAAGCCTTGTAAGGTCATTAAGTCCGTTATTGTAAAATTCATTTCATCACTCATATCATGTTTTTTTAAGAACCCTAAGTAATCACGGATCAGATCTGAATCTGTCTGATGCGATACCAAAAATCGGTATACATCCGCCCAGCGGAATTGCTGAAAGCTATGCGCTGTAGCCGATTTGAGATCGTAATATTTAGTGCAATAGCGTAAATAAGTGTTCAGGTCAGCATCTGCTTCAGCCAGGTGGCTCAAAACCCTCGAATAACGCTCCAGTTGAACGTACCCTTCACGTGACTCTACCTTGTGTTCTACAAAGCAGATCAAGCCTTGACCTCTAACGACTAGGTCTACCCGGCAATCCGGAAATTTATCATCTAACAAATCATAGCACTCTTGTGTGCTGAAGGTAAACCCGTTGCCGGGAATCTTAAGAACAGTATTTACAAAAGCATCACCGAGCGCAATATCAGCAGATAAAATACCTGCCAGGATCTCCGTCGTGAAATCTTCCAATGGGGTACGAATCATATTCGTACGATACAGACGAAGTAATCGAGAAAATATATTCACTTTGATGCTTATTATAAATCAGTAACGCTGCTATGTTTTACAGACAAGGTTTTTAAGCTGTTATGCTAATCAGGCACTTCCAATTACTTTTAAACTAATATCAGCGAATTCCTTGATAAATGTTTGCGTTACCCCCAGTAAAGTGAGTATCTCATCGGATACAGTGGCTTTGGAAAGCGCCGGTTGTACAATATAGATCTCAAACTCAACCGGAATTTCATTTTTCATAACGCTTTCCAGCTTAGCCAAGTCCGCCTTACTCCCCTTTTCTAAGCGGCTCCGGGTTGACCCATTCCTGGTCTTCGTTTCCCGTCTGAGTAAGTGACCGATGAAATCTTTACCTCCCTTATGCTTCCAGTGAACAGACTTTTGTGCCTGTCCGCAAACTTCATAGAAGTTAGTGATCTGGTTGCTGGTATTACCTCCGGCGGCATACTTCAGGTGATAGAGCTTGATCTGAATCTTATCATGCTCCTGTTTGATGGCAATCACATCAGCTATCTCTCCTGAATAATCATCATCATATACAAATTCAAAATGCTGAGCCTTCAGTTCCTGGATAACTTTATATTGGATGGAATCGGTTTTTAGCGGATGCACATGCTGAGACTCGTTGGCCAGGTTTACGCCTGTCCAATCCCACGTAAGAATATCTGCTTTGGCGAACAGCCCGATCTGCTGCTTTAGTTCAACAAATTCGTTACCGGTAAGTGCAGACCCGTCCGCAAACCAGATCGTTGGGATGTATTTGGAGAAGAAAGCATCTGCAGGAATATTCTGGCTCCCAAATTCCACGGTAACATCATCTGGGGTCAGCTTTATTATTTTAAAATCCGCATACTCATCATCTCCTGATTTGGTTTTGAACAGCTGCATCTCGAATGTCGCCTTTCGATCTTCAGCTGATAGGGAGAACTTCAGCGGTCCGCCTGCTTTAGGTTCAGTCAGGCATAACTCAATGGATGACATATCATAGCGGAAACCGTTGATATAAAACCGATACTTAGTTTCTGTTTCCAGGTACATATCCACGTCCCAGTCGATCCAAACCGGAAACCGGTTAGGCACCTCCGTTACTAGTTCTGGGATTAGAGTCTCTTTTAGAATTTGATTAGGATCGATTGTTTCGTCGATCAGTTTTTTTCCCATTGCTTTGCACCAATCCCGGTACGACTTGAGGTCACCTTTCAATTTTGTCCAAATGCGGCCTTTATAAGATGCACCAACATTCACCGCCTCTCCGGCTTCATAACCATTACCCATCACAAAAGCCTTCTCACCGCGTTCTTTCTCGGCTAAAGATAGTGCTTCGCCAACATCACTGCCGACCATCATGCGGAAGCGGATATTCTTGCCGAGGAACTGCCGTAAGCCAACATTCTGCAATTTAACCCGCTTGATATTGTAAAAGGATCGGAATACATTGATGCCTCTGACCATTTCAGCATTATCTCCAATGATTGCCTTGGCTAATCCGTCGTAAAGGCTGCCGTTATCTGAGCTGTTAATAAATAACAGGTTTGTTTGGGTATCCCAAAAGATGACGATCATGTCCCACTGCACATCATAGAAATCTTTGTGTTTGATCCACTCTACCGACTGCTGTCGTCCGGTAATAATGACCAGTACTTTCTCTTTTTCATTCAGTTTGTGGAATTTAAAATCAAATTCTTCATACCCTTTAATACCCGTATGGAAGTTTGATGGGAACCACCCTTCGGTTTTATTTTTATAAGCTACTGTACTTAGTTTGGCCACAATGTTTTGAAAGGGAATGTTGAGCTCGCTCAGATTTTGAAAACCCTCCATGAAATCCTTGAATTCAACTTGCTCGTTGATGCGTTCATAACTGGTGTCGGAAAGTATTTCATTCCAGTCCGCATCTTCTGCGTAGAGTTCTTCCAGCTCTGCCCTCACATTCAAGTCTGCTATGTTGGCGATGAATGACGCTTCCCCCAGTTCTTCATCATATTTCGTACGCGTAAACCGGCCAGCAAACTGTAACGTGATAGGCAAGCTACGGCGAATGTCATGGAAAGCAGCGACTTTGAGTTCCGGCAGGTCAAATCCTTCACCCAACATATCTACGCAGACAATTATTTTAGCTTCCTTCTTAAGAATTTGTTCATAGACCGCGGCAAAATTGGGGGAACCGGAATAAATAAACACAGGCTTCAGATCTGCTTCACCTTCATAGAGTTTAAATATTTTCTCTGCTCTGGCCTTGGTGGCACAGCGGGCCATCAGTATATGATTAAAGCCATTCTGATGATCCTCACGAAGTCGTTTAACCGCCAGGTGAGCTATTTGCTGATCCGCTTTATCACCGTCATATTCGCGAACCGCTATAAATTTGATTTTTTTATAATACCCTTGTTGCTGGGCCAATTTCAAAGGAAAATTTGATATGATCTTACCATCGAGCCGCTGGCCATCATTTCGGAACGGTGTTGCCGTAAACTGAACAGCTTTTACGTCCGGAAAATGCTTTCGAAACGTATCCCAGGTATGTGCCTTCACGTGATGCGCCTCGTCAATAAATATGTGGCTAAATAGTTCAGCAATCTGCTTTTGATCATCGATGGATTGAGCTGTTAACCAAGCCATCGTGGTTACCACCACATTGCAGCGATTCAAGAATTCAGTCATTTCTGCGCTAGTTCTGAAACGGTTCTTGATAACCCCAACCAAGGGATACAGGCAATCTTCACTGACAACTCCAAATTGTTTCAATAAGCCGAGCGATATAAATTTAGCAGCGATCTGCTCCCGTAACGAATCAGATGGGACAGTGACCAGTAATCGCTCGCATTTAAAAGCCACCAGAGCCGAAAGCATAGTTTCTGTTTTACCAGTACCGGTTGGCATGACCACGGTGCCGCCCTCCATCGGCATCCTGAGATGCCCCATCAACGAATGCAAGGCGGATAGCTGGGGAGCCCGCAATCCCGGCTCTGCAAGTGCAGGATCTTCTTCCTTATATGCAAAACTGTTTTTCCAGGATCCAATGACATCAACTCGAGTATGTTCTTTTAACTTAGGATGCCTAATCCAATTTTTTAATTGAACAGTAGCGTTCTCTAATTTTGATTTTTTCGGAATAATGTTCGTCCGGATAGCATAAGTGCAGTCGTCAGGAAGTGCCTCTGGTTTACTGGTTAGATAAAGTTCTTGTGACCCAAATTCAATAACTGTGTGGTGCGTACCCGTTATTTTAACGCTCAATTCAAGGTCTTGAGACGGAGTTATTAATTGAATGATTTCGTTTTTACTACCGCTCGCTTTATAAAGAGTCTTTACCAGTGAAGGAATTTGTAAGGTCATTAGATAGATTTAGCTTAGGTTATTTTTTGAAATTGAATTATGAAACTTAACAAAATGCGTTTTGGAATGCGTAAACTTATTAGCGGAAAAGTTGCAACCCGGCAATGTAACAACACTCATCCAATTTAGTAAGATCATGAAAATCACCTTCCAATCGTCTAATAAGTATAATTTATATATACTGCTAGTAGCCAATCAATGTGTATGATACAGAAAGTTTTTTGATGACAGGTACTACATGCTTTGAAAAGTTTTCATTCACTGATAATCGCTCATTCTGCTTAATTACACTTACATGCTAATCGTTCAACATATTCCTTATTACCTCCGGAGCTGATGTAATAGCAGCCTCCTTGGGTACCTAGATAAAGTTGTTGTCCGCTCTTGTAGGTACCGCATCTTGAATCTCCGGTTGACGTTGAAGGCTTACTTCCGTCTGATTTTGAACAATTGAAATTTAAGCATGCCAAAAACAGTAAGGCGGTAATAAATTTTTTCATGAATTGCTTTGTGCTTGTAAACGAATCAAATTTATATTGCTTTATTGTAATAAAACTACGGGAAACCGTATTGCCCTCTAGACACGGCAAAATAGCAGATATCGGTTTTTGATGATTTCTTTAAACCGCAACTGATTGGTAAGGAGCAACTGTTATGTACTAAAGCTTCGTATAAGAAATTACCGGGACAAGCCTCGTTACAGCGGTGGAGTTTATTATATTTTTTTTACCGGTGTAAACTGATTTAATAATTAACTGAATGGTGTCACCCTTCTGAAGTTCAACTGGATCTATGGATAGGTCTTCTTCCTGGCCATAAAGGTCACTTGCAATTAATTCACCTACCGTATTGCTATTATGAAGGACTACAATATTCTTTATCCGGTTAAAGCTGTTCCACTTAAACAGGGTTTTGTTATACCCATTTTTGATCTTAAAACCTGTAAGCATCAATCGGGGCAATTCATCAGCGCCCTCTTTATTGAAAACAAAAGATACATAATTGGTATCTGCAGACGAGCGGAACATCCATGCGGTATCATCCAAACTATCCAATAGATTGTCTGCCGTGTAACTATAGGTTAGATAAGCTGGCAGTGGCTCGCTGGAGGTAACGGAAACCCACGGCGTGGCCAATCTAGATTCCCGTGTTTGAACTTCTGCTTCCGCCTTGACCGGTTTGTTTACCGATACCGCCACTTGTATAAATATAGCCAGGATTGCCAGGGTCACCCAGGTGATCTTCATATTAAGGTGGAATTTTTTCCTGGCTACCCAACTCCCGCAAACCAAACCGGCGAAGACGCCTAAGATTGCCCACATCAGTGCAGGCGGAGTCGCTTTGCTAAACATTAAGGCATTTTCTAGGAAAAGAAAAACGGATACCGCGACGTACCCGAGCGGTCTGTTAATGATGATCAAAACAATAATTACAAACACGATCCAACCTGCAGCCTTGTTGTTTTTTTGTGGCTGTGGAAGTGCATTACCAGTTTTAAATTGCGGTTTGGCAGGTCTGATGGTCTTACTGTAGGCTGACGCCGGGGGTGTATACTTCATATGATCTAGATAAAGAATGCTAACGATCAAATTTTCTCGGTTCTTTTAATAATCCGCATGGCTAAGAATACTCCTCCGAATAACAAAAAGGCAGCAAATACAAAGGCCAGATAATTGTGAGGTAGCCCATAAGAAAGCGTATTAAATCCGAGGTGGATGCTCAGCCATCCGGGAGATTGTATCAGGGCTGCGAGAATGAACCTAATGATCATAAAGTAGACCGCACCGATGCCTGCATACTTCATCAGCGTAGTAGCAACAGCTCTGCGGGGGTAAACTGCCATTAAACGGACCGGTATGAATAATTCTGCATCAATTGAAGTAACGACCAGTTCTGTTTGATATACTTGTCCTTTGACCAGTTTTATGGAATCAATTTCAAGAAAAATGGGTAACGATACTTCCTGCTTAAAACTATTAAACTGAATTTCGCTTTGATTGATGCCTACACCTTCAATTGTGTCTTTCAAACTTATCTGGCATTTAAGAACACCGGTATGTCGAAGCTGGATTACAACCGCATGCTGAAGAGGCTTTGATGCCTCCAGCTTGGTTAAATCTATTTCCTTGGTCTCTGACAGCAATTGTACCTGATCTACCGAGGGGTCAATAATTCGAATGAGGCGCTGTACGGCCGCTTGTTTCTTGTCCCGGCTGTTCAGACCTTCGTAATTCGAAATTATTTTTAACGCATCGTTCAATTCCACTGTCCAAGCACTTCTTCTAATTGACTCAAACCAGACTTGTAATTGCTTATTCTTAATGAAAAGATAAAAGTGCTCCCTAAACTCGAAATCCGTCTGTAGTAATGTCACCAACGCTGACGGATCCTTCACTAAGCGTTCGCCAAAATAGATCGGATATTTTGGATCGACCTTGAACGCAAACCTGAGAAAATCATTATACTCCTGACCTTCGTCAAGCGCACCAGCCAGGTCTGGGGCAGTCTCTTCAATCCATATTTGTAAGTAGCCGGCTGTAAATTGAGCGGCAACGCGTTCGTAAAAAGCATAGTCATTATAGGCAATATTAAGTAGAGCCTTCACGTTCTCTGCCTTGGCCTGTCCGATCCTATACGGCAAGGTCGGGTTAAGGTGATAGCTTAGGCGAAGATACCTTCTGCTGATGACCGTCTCCTTATTCAAAATATCGATCAGTTCCATGGTTTGATCGGTATCTACCAGCTTTCGGACATCCTCCTTGAACAGGATAGCATCTTCCAGATACGCTTCACTTTTGACGGGATGGTCAAAAAGGACCTCACCAAATTTTCTGAGGGAATAACATTTAAAACCAAAAACGATCGTAAAAGCACCAGAGGTTGGTTCGACATATCCAGAATAGCTTTTAAATGCCTGTACCAGAATTTGCTTTCTGAACTGGTCTTCTGACAGGCCTAACCTTTCACAATCCTGTACGAACAAACCAAAATAAGGGTAATCCTCAGCACCCTGCTGCCGGTTGATCACCTCCAGCACCTGGCTGGAAAAGATCTTGCTTTCCTCCTGCGTCATAGTTACCGGAATTCAATAATTGCACGGTTGACAATCACCCAGCTTTGATCGGAATCTTTACTGAGCGTGCCCTTTTGAACAGTAACAATTCGGCTATTCGGTTGCACCTGGTTACGGATTTCGCAGGCGTTAGCCAAATATTCATAATTTTGTAAAGCATATTTCTGAGCCTTTAGATCTTCTGTTATAGCATAAGTCGCCTGTTCACCCAAAAATTCTAACTGATAGGTTTGTTCTCCATTCTGCTGGTCCCGCATGATCGCTAAACTGAAACCACCATTTCGGGTATCACTGTATTTGGCATATCTGATTACCGTAGCCGGAGCTTCTACCTCCGCTGAATGCTGCCCGCCATCCAGTGTTAAAGGAGGGAGGTCGCTCTTCCGCTCGATTGGCCATTCAACTACTTTGCTCCCTGTAGAGGCAGCTTCCTGCAATCTGTCTTCCACCGACTTCATGAATTGCTCATGATCCTTCAGCATCTTTAACCTGAAAGTTTCCGTAGCTTCCTTTAATTCAACGATCCTCCTTTGGATACTACTGATATCTGGTTCATAATTAAACGTCCGTACTTCTTTCTGTTTGGATCGGGCAGGCTTTTTTGTCACGGCAAAGAAGCTAATGATGATTGCGATAGCACTCAGGGCAATGCTGAAATAAGGTGGTATATTTTCCATAAAACTGGTCTTTTGAATAGGTGATAAAGAGGATTGGAAACTTGTAGTCTCCGGAGCCATAGCTGATGACTCGGGAACTGTGTCGGCTTGGGGTAACTGGCTACTGTCAACCATAACTGCCGATGGCTGCGATTTGTGAAGTACGGGTGTTGATTGTTGCTTACCCTGAACCGGCACATTAACGAGCGTAACCATGGCATGTTCATATGCAGGGAATCCAGGTAACTTTAGACGGTAGGCCTTGGCTTGAGGCGAAATGATATCTTTCCAGATGAGCGCTTTGAGCTGCTGGAGGTCTTCCTTATCCTTAACGGTCTTTTGTCTCCACTTCCGTACTTTCTCAACAATCCCTTGAAATTTTTTATTGGCTAACTGGGACTCGAGACAAACGTAATTGTCACTGCTACAATTGATTTTGTAATTTACATCAGCCGAAATCCTAATGTCTGTTACCAGAAATTTAGCGGATGTCTTAATCATTTCAAACTTGGTATGTTCCAGGTCTTGTCCCAGTAGTGCTATCGGCCATAACAATAGTAATAAAAGCGCTTTCTTCATGTTAAACACTTTTTTCTTTAATCGCTTCATGAGCAATAAATTTGGACATTTCGATCAGCGAGGTGTTAAAAGCAAAAAAGAACGGTGAATCATTTACCGGGCTTTGCATGTCTTTCTCCTCCAGTGCTGATTTATAGCTATTTCTCAGTGTACCTGTGAGGAGATAGCTTTCAGGCTGCTTAGGGTCGATGAAGAATGAGCGGTATTTGGCCAGATTATTAATATTTAAGGACCTTTCACAACCTTTAATAATATCTGCATTTCCAAAGAAAAGATCCAGAAAATGTACCGCGTTTGCCAGAACACTTTTGTATTCCTCCCCCGGCTCTAAAAAATCATTATAGATACTTTGACCACTTTTCAAAAGAGATGGGTCGAGTAAACCCAAATAGATTTCCGTCTCAGTCCGGATGGTCATTTCATCCTTACTTTGGAAAGAGTGGTCATCCTCAAAAATATTGGTTACATCCTTTTTTAACGGTTTGGCAGCGTATATAACCGCTCCTTGGGCTGTGATCTCCTTGGGCTTAGGATCCTGTTGTATCTGGAACGCCTCATTTGCCGGCAGGGACGAAAAAAGTTTTAGTGCCTTCACCGTGAACATTTTTAAATGCTCCTTGGAATCAAAGATCAAAGAAATATACTCGCTGCCTTTACCGGAAAAGCTCAGTGTTTTCGGCAAGGCCAGAGGTTTTTGCTTGCAGCTCTGCGCAACATAGTACAGTAAGGACGTGTAATGAAGCAGCAAAGGAATTTTTAGCTCTTTACATTCGGAAAAGATCTGTTTAAAATTATAGTCTTTTTCACCAAAAAGATAACTTACAACATCTTCTGTGCGATTGTTCTTTTCCTTCAGTATGTTTTTTAGTTTCTCATGGTTGTTTTTGTTTTTTGATTCCAGTAGATGAAGGAAAAACAGTACAAAACCATTATCCTGCGGATCGAAATCATCAGACACGCTTCCCCATAGTTGCTTACCTGCAAACTTAATGGAGTTACAATAACAAAGAAGTACTTTTTCCTCCCTTTCATTAATGTTGTTCACCAGCACAATGTCTGAGGTACCGCCGCCGACATCGATATTGCAGTAAATATCATGTTTAATACTGCTGTCCGTCTTCTGCAATTTGTAATAGGGTGCAATAGATTCCGTCACCTCGACCAGACGTTCATTAGGATCGTCACTACCGCCAGAAATATTGAAGATAGCATTCATCTCCTCTGAAAAGTACCCCATCAAATCCTTTTTTAGAGTGCTGTCCATGCTGGTAGGATAGGACATCGCAATTTTTAACAGGTCCAGATTGCAGGTTGGCTTATTATTCAGCAGTGCATGGCTTCTGATCATCAGTAATAATTGCCTGAAAAAAGCTTTGACCCTGTTCTGCTTCTCAACATCATTCAGGTTGGACTCCAACTGCCATTTTAGGTCTGTTTGATATCCTTCATTGAAGACTAAAATGTCTCTATCGATACTGAACCCGATATTGATTTCACTGAACAGGTTTGGCCGGGCGTTTTCCTTGAAAGATCTGCTTTCAAATGTCGCTGTCCGGAAAGGAAATACAGTAGTCGCACCTTTATGCCGGCCCACTTGGAATGGCGCGAACTCCCTAAGCGAAATTACCTTCGCCGCATCCACATCTGCACCAAAGGCTGTATAATCCTTATAATCCACAGCGCCATCCTGTTCACTAATGGTCTGCGGCTTGTTCAGCATTGTCATGAACATATTGCCATCATTAATCTCGAATGGCTTGATCTCAACAGCCTTGTGATCCCTCACGTAAGCATACTCGATATGCGTATTAGAAGTGCCGAAGTCTATTGCATAAACATATTCCTCCGTGCCATTAGATGCTGGTTTGAATTTGGGGATGATCAGGCCGCTTTGACTGCCACTGTTTTTATTGAATAATAACTGTATTAGTTCAAATGACTCCCTGACCTGGTAATATGTGGTTTTCATATTCAGATCACCGTAATTTGACCGGTTCAAAGGTTGTGAGGGAACGGTATCGATGCCCGTTTTCTTCAGAAAACGCAGGCCGGAAAGTGGATCACCGTCATTCGTTTTTTCATAAGAGGCTACGGTATAACTGTTAATATATTTTAAATGAGTTTCCTCCGCCCGGATAAACGGAAAAATGCCCAGAATTCCCTGATAGGCTACAAAAGGATATTTTTCCCGATCTTCTTCACTACCAGCTACTGGGTCTTTTTTATAAGTCTGCTTAAGTGTAATGGTCCGCTTCTGCATCGTTGGGCCTGTGATTGGTATCTCCAGTTGTACAGTGAGCT
Protein-coding sequences here:
- a CDS encoding PD-(D/E)XK nuclease family protein → MIRTPLEDFTTEILAGILSADIALGDAFVNTVLKIPGNGFTFSTQECYDLLDDKFPDCRVDLVVRGQGLICFVEHKVESREGYVQLERYSRVLSHLAEADADLNTYLRYCTKYYDLKSATAHSFQQFRWADVYRFLVSHQTDSDLIRDYLGFLKKHDMSDEMNFTITDLMTLQGLPTVAKKMDRYLAKLRPLFHQFFPLAKIKDSNNLHQLTNNSRFVFHADSIFGEGYAELGVGFDFDETVQLKVWIWVNDKNSSLKLFQQALRSTEFANNGKNWLGIYKPLSDFVSAELMEEQIEAWFAASFAAVKRFSDEHPELVWNLL
- a CDS encoding DEAD/DEAH box helicase family protein; this encodes MTLQIPSLVKTLYKASGSKNEIIQLITPSQDLELSVKITGTHHTVIEFGSQELYLTSKPEALPDDCTYAIRTNIIPKKSKLENATVQLKNWIRHPKLKEHTRVDVIGSWKNSFAYKEEDPALAEPGLRAPQLSALHSLMGHLRMPMEGGTVVMPTGTGKTETMLSALVAFKCERLLVTVPSDSLREQIAAKFISLGLLKQFGVVSEDCLYPLVGVIKNRFRTSAEMTEFLNRCNVVVTTMAWLTAQSIDDQKQIAELFSHIFIDEAHHVKAHTWDTFRKHFPDVKAVQFTATPFRNDGQRLDGKIISNFPLKLAQQQGYYKKIKFIAVREYDGDKADQQIAHLAVKRLREDHQNGFNHILMARCATKARAEKIFKLYEGEADLKPVFIYSGSPNFAAVYEQILKKEAKIIVCVDMLGEGFDLPELKVAAFHDIRRSLPITLQFAGRFTRTKYDEELGEASFIANIADLNVRAELEELYAEDADWNEILSDTSYERINEQVEFKDFMEGFQNLSELNIPFQNIVAKLSTVAYKNKTEGWFPSNFHTGIKGYEEFDFKFHKLNEKEKVLVIITGRQQSVEWIKHKDFYDVQWDMIVIFWDTQTNLLFINSSDNGSLYDGLAKAIIGDNAEMVRGINVFRSFYNIKRVKLQNVGLRQFLGKNIRFRMMVGSDVGEALSLAEKERGEKAFVMGNGYEAGEAVNVGASYKGRIWTKLKGDLKSYRDWCKAMGKKLIDETIDPNQILKETLIPELVTEVPNRFPVWIDWDVDMYLETETKYRFYINGFRYDMSSIELCLTEPKAGGPLKFSLSAEDRKATFEMQLFKTKSGDDEYADFKIIKLTPDDVTVEFGSQNIPADAFFSKYIPTIWFADGSALTGNEFVELKQQIGLFAKADILTWDWTGVNLANESQHVHPLKTDSIQYKVIQELKAQHFEFVYDDDYSGEIADVIAIKQEHDKIQIKLYHLKYAAGGNTSNQITNFYEVCGQAQKSVHWKHKGGKDFIGHLLRRETKTRNGSTRSRLEKGSKADLAKLESVMKNEIPVEFEIYIVQPALSKATVSDEILTLLGVTQTFIKEFADISLKVIGSA